One genomic segment of Kribbella jejuensis includes these proteins:
- a CDS encoding AraC family transcriptional regulator, with protein MAYATRAVHLALRPYVGDLIGYAYDADPPDLHRGLPSRYLTIIVTLDEPLGVAQPGGPVEKYDALVGGLHSTAVHVGQTPSRAGLQLSLTPAAARVLLGVPPGELAGVIGLDQLLGRAARELVEQLRDTPAWSARFDLLEAWLLRQLDGRRPAAVRPELGWAWLRLCEAGGAIGVQELASEVGWSRRHLTERFRSEFGLPPKVASRVLRFEYVTATLRRRPDTRLADLAAVAGYADQAHLTREFRAIAGCSPRQWMIEELPALPADFDRNPQGPAIVPAAVAGSH; from the coding sequence ATGGCATACGCGACCCGCGCGGTTCACCTGGCGCTGCGTCCGTACGTCGGCGACCTGATCGGGTATGCGTACGACGCGGATCCGCCGGACTTGCACCGCGGCCTGCCGTCGCGCTACCTGACGATCATCGTCACGCTCGACGAGCCGCTGGGTGTCGCCCAGCCGGGCGGCCCGGTGGAGAAGTACGACGCCCTCGTCGGCGGACTGCACTCGACCGCTGTGCACGTCGGCCAGACTCCCAGCCGTGCCGGCCTCCAGCTCAGTCTCACGCCGGCCGCCGCGCGCGTACTGCTCGGCGTTCCGCCGGGCGAGCTCGCGGGCGTGATCGGTCTCGACCAGCTCCTCGGCCGCGCGGCACGCGAACTGGTGGAGCAGCTCCGGGACACACCGGCCTGGTCGGCACGCTTCGACCTCCTCGAGGCGTGGTTGCTCCGGCAGCTCGACGGACGCCGGCCGGCTGCGGTCCGCCCCGAGCTCGGATGGGCGTGGTTGCGGTTGTGCGAGGCAGGCGGCGCGATCGGCGTACAGGAGCTGGCGTCGGAGGTCGGGTGGAGCCGGCGGCACCTCACCGAGCGGTTCCGGTCCGAGTTCGGCCTGCCGCCGAAGGTGGCATCGCGGGTGCTCCGGTTCGAGTACGTCACGGCGACGCTGCGCCGGCGTCCGGACACCCGGCTGGCCGACCTGGCGGCCGTCGCCGGGTATGCCGATCAGGCGCATCTGACCCGCGAGTTCCGGGCGATCGCGGGCTGCTCGCCGCGGCAGTGGATGATCGAGGAACTGCCCGCGCTACCGGCCGATTTCGACCGTAAT
- a CDS encoding SAM-dependent methyltransferase, whose product MTSTGDTDPLARFASAGSARSTLQAWAEGAYVVRLLTVVRDKGWTAYLIEPRSVGELATYSGLAPERVADIVDVLEAYGVVDRTDETVRLTAEFAALSADDAWVGLDELLDRIELTTRLVPATAEAGPLPLSEADALLIARSSGGNSTHITRALFDRLFLPKLPELVDVVRTEPWLDVGCGVAGSTLTLAGLFPELKAVALELVPTVAAETRRRAEAQGVADRVDIRTMDVRDFDEQDAFGGAFWAQPFFPEATRAAALATILRALRPGGLLFLQEMEPVPDEAARPAYTMRRLIAQAQGIPFGRTAEELTAETVAAGFQPVRVAQTDFGRIVIVRHPD is encoded by the coding sequence GTGACCTCCACTGGCGACACCGATCCGCTCGCCCGCTTCGCGTCGGCCGGCTCAGCGCGGAGCACTCTCCAGGCGTGGGCTGAGGGCGCGTACGTCGTACGCCTGCTGACCGTCGTACGCGACAAGGGCTGGACGGCGTACCTGATCGAACCGCGCTCGGTCGGCGAACTGGCGACCTACTCCGGCCTCGCGCCGGAACGCGTCGCGGACATCGTCGACGTGCTCGAGGCGTACGGCGTGGTCGACCGGACCGACGAGACGGTTCGATTGACGGCGGAGTTCGCGGCACTGTCCGCCGACGACGCATGGGTCGGCCTCGACGAGTTGCTCGACCGGATCGAGCTGACGACGCGGCTGGTTCCGGCGACCGCCGAGGCCGGCCCGCTGCCGCTGTCCGAAGCCGACGCGCTGCTGATCGCGCGCTCGTCCGGCGGCAACTCGACCCACATCACCCGGGCCTTGTTCGACCGGTTGTTCCTGCCCAAGCTTCCCGAACTCGTCGACGTGGTCCGCACCGAACCGTGGCTCGACGTCGGGTGTGGGGTCGCCGGATCCACCTTGACGCTGGCGGGATTGTTCCCCGAGCTCAAGGCCGTCGCGCTCGAACTCGTTCCTACCGTGGCCGCCGAGACGCGGCGCCGGGCCGAGGCTCAGGGTGTGGCCGACCGGGTGGATATCCGGACGATGGACGTACGCGATTTCGACGAGCAGGACGCGTTCGGCGGGGCTTTCTGGGCACAGCCGTTCTTTCCCGAGGCGACCCGCGCCGCGGCGCTCGCGACCATCCTGCGCGCGCTGCGCCCCGGAGGTCTGCTGTTCCTGCAGGAGATGGAGCCGGTGCCGGACGAGGCTGCCCGGCCCGCGTACACCATGCGGCGGCTGATCGCCCAGGCTCAGGGGATCCCGTTCGGCCGGACCGCCGAGGAGCTGACGGCCGAGACCGTGGCTGCCGGGTTCCAGCCGGTGCGGGTGGCGCAGACCGATTTCGGCCGGATCGTGATCGTGCGGCATCCGGACTGA